The proteins below are encoded in one region of Hordeum vulgare subsp. vulgare chromosome 3H, MorexV3_pseudomolecules_assembly, whole genome shotgun sequence:
- the LOC123444587 gene encoding receptor-like serine/threonine-protein kinase SD1-8 isoform X2, protein MASFARYLLLIPLVLASTACHARDAVTPGRPLSANQTLLSVPGGKFVLGFFTPPGANNTYVGVWYGKVSVRTVVWVANREHPIPGDVASNHGATLSVSATGTLAIATGNSTVVWSVKPASALASPAARILDSGNLVLADAGGGVAWQGFDYPTDTLLPDMKLGIDLVKGRNRTLTAWKSPSDPSPGPVVMAMVTSGDPQVFIWNGDDLVWRSGPWDGVQFTGVPDTVTYSDFTFSFINNAQEVTYSFHVHNESIISRLGLNSTGNNGLLQRSTWVEAAGTWNLYWYAPKDQCDAVSPCGPNGVCDTNNMPVCSCLRGFVPKSPAAWALRDGRDGCLRATPLDCRNGTDGFLTLRHAKVPDTVRSAVDMSLSLEQCRQACLRNCSCTAYASGNVSADRRADGSGCVMWSSGLTDLRVYPDFGQELFVRLAAADLGAITSKSKKNHVIIAVVACVSVLAFLLALAGVFFWTRGKKKARNTGSSKWSGGSRSTPRQYDGSSHNDDLELPIFDLGTIAAATDGFSIDNKLGEGGFGPVYKGKLEDGQEIAVKTLSKTSVQGLDEFKNEVMLIAKLQHRNLVRLLGYSISGHERLLVYEYMENKSLDYFLFEKSNSVLLDWQVRYSIIEGIARGLLYLHQDSRYRIIHRDMKASNVLLDKEMTPKISDFGMARMFGSEETEINTCKVVGTYGYMAPEYAMDGVFSVKSDVFSFGVLLLEIISGRRNRGVYSYSNHLNLLGHAWSLWNEGKGVDLADETMNGQFNSDQVLKCTRVGLLCVQENPDDRPLMSQVLMMLAATDTTTLPTPKQPGFAARRIQMETETSSSKPDSSVFGSATVTIIEGR, encoded by the exons ATGGCGTCGTTTGCTCGTTACCTCCTCCTCATCCCCCTCGTCCTCGCGTCCACGGCATGCCATGCCAGGGACGCCGTCACGCCGGGCCGCCCGCTCTCCGCGAACCAGACGCTGCTCTCGGTCCCCGGCGGCAAATTCGTGCTCGGCTTCTTCACCCCGCCGGGCGCCAACAACACCTACGTCGGCGTCTGGTACGGCAAGGTCTCCGTCCGCACCGTGGTCTGGGTCGCCAACCGCGAGCACCCGATCCCCGGCGACGTTGCGAGCAACCACGGCGCCACGCTCTCCGTGTCCGCCACCGGCACGCTCGCCATTGCCACCGGCAACTCGACCGTCGTGTGGTCGGTGAAGCCGGCGTCAGCGCTGGCCAGCCCCGCGGCGCGGATCCTGGACAGCGGCAATCTGGTGCTGGCGGATGCAGGCGGCGGCGTGGCGTGGCAGGGGTTCGACTACCCGACCGACACGCTGCTCCCGGACATGAAGCTGGGGATCGACCTCGTGAAGGGGCGGAACCGGACGCTAACGGCGTGGAAGAGCCCGTCGGACCCCTCTCCGGGCCCCGTGGTCATGGCCATGGTCACGTCCGGCGACCCCCAGGTGTTCATCTGGAACGGCGACGACCTGGTCTGGCGCTCCGGCCCCTGGGACGGCGTCCAGTTCACCGGCGTGCCAGACACCGTCACCTACTCCGACTTCACCTTCAGCTTCATCAACAACGCCCAGGAGGTCACGTACAGCTTCCAT GTGCACAACGAGTCTATCATATCGAGGCTGGGGCTGAACAGCACGGGGAACAACGGGCTGCTGCAGCGGTCGACGTGGGTGGAGGCGGCCGGGACGTGGAACCTCTACTGGTACGCGCCCAAGGACCAGTGCGACGCGGTGTCGCCGTGCGGGCCGAACGGCGTGTGCGACACCAACAACATGCCCGTCTGCTCCTGCCTGCGCGGCTTCGTCCCCAAGTCGCCGGCGGCCTGGGCGCTGCGGGACGGCCGCGACGGGTGCCTGCGGGCGACGCCGCTCGACTGCCGGAACGGCACCGACGGGTTCCTCACGCTCAGGCACGCCAAGGTGCCGGACACTGTGCGGAGCGCGGTGGACATGAGCCTCAGCCTGGAGCAATGCCGGCAGGCCTGCCTCCGGAACTGCTCCTGCACCGCCTACGCCAGCGGCAACGTCAGCGCCGACCGCCGCGCCGACGGCTCCGGCTGCGTCATGTGGAGCTCGGGGCTCACCGACCTGCGCGTCTACCCGGACTTCGGCCAGGAGCTCTTCGtccgcctcgccgccgccgatCTAG GTGCAATAACAAGTAAATCCAAGAAGAACCACGTAATAATCGCGGTCGTCGCCTGCGTCTCCGTGCTGGCATTCCTTCTAGCACTCGCTGGTGTCTTCTTCTGGACAAGAgggaagaagaaagcaagaaacacAG GATCGAGTAAGTGGAGCGGCGGTTCACGCAGTACTCCCCGCCAGTATGACGGAAGTAGTCACAACGATGACTTGGAACTGCCAATATTTGATTTGGGGACAATTGCAGCTGCCACTGATGGTTTCTCCATCGATAACAAGCTCGGCGAGGGTGGCTTTGGACCAGTATATAAG GGTAAGCTTGAGGATGGACAGGAAATAGCTGTTAAGACACTTTCAAAAACATCGGTGCAGGGTCTCGATGAGTTCAAGAATGAGGTTATGTTAATAGCTAAACTCCAGCACCGGAATCTTGTCCGGCTTCTTGGCTATAGCATCAGTGGTCATGAAAGGCTACTTGTCTATGAATACATGGAAAATAAGAGCCTGGACTACTTCCTATTTG AAAAATCCAACAGTGTCCTACTTGATTGGCAAGTGCGATACTCAATCATAGAAGGTATCGCTCGAGGATTACTGTATCTCCACCAGGACTCGAGATACAGAATCATCCATAGAGACATGAAGGCAAGTAATGTTCTTTTAGACAAGGAGATGACTCCCAAAATTTCTGACTTTGGCATGGCAAGAATGTTTGGCAGTGAAGAGACAGAAATCAATACGTGTAAAGTCGTTGGCACATA TGGCTACATGGCTCCAGAGTATGCAATGGATGGAGTCTTCTCAGTCAAGTCAGATGTATTTAGTTTTGGAGTACTACTGCTGGAAATAATAAGTGGTAGAAGAAACAGAGGGGTGTATTCCTACTCAAATCACCTAAATCTTCTAGGACAT GCATGGAGCTTATGGAACGAAGGGAAAGGCGTAGATTTAGCGGATGAAACCATGAATGGCCAGTTCAACTCAGATCAAGTACTCAAATGCACCAGAGTGGGACTCCTGTGTGTGCAAGAGAACCCAGATGACCGTCCATTGATGTCTCAAGTGCTTATGATGTTAGCTGCTACAGATACTACCACATTGCCAACTCCTAAGCAGCCTGGTTTTGCAGCTAGAAGAATTCAAATGGAAACAGAGACGTCATCAAGTAAACCAGATAGCAGCGTATTCGGCAGTGCGACTGTTACCATAATTGAAGGTCGATAG
- the LOC123444587 gene encoding receptor-like serine/threonine-protein kinase SD1-8 isoform X1: MASFARYLLLIPLVLASTACHARDAVTPGRPLSANQTLLSVPGGKFVLGFFTPPGANNTYVGVWYGKVSVRTVVWVANREHPIPGDVASNHGATLSVSATGTLAIATGNSTVVWSVKPASALASPAARILDSGNLVLADAGGGVAWQGFDYPTDTLLPDMKLGIDLVKGRNRTLTAWKSPSDPSPGPVVMAMVTSGDPQVFIWNGDDLVWRSGPWDGVQFTGVPDTVTYSDFTFSFINNAQEVTYSFHVHNESIISRLGLNSTGNNGLLQRSTWVEAAGTWNLYWYAPKDQCDAVSPCGPNGVCDTNNMPVCSCLRGFVPKSPAAWALRDGRDGCLRATPLDCRNGTDGFLTLRHAKVPDTVRSAVDMSLSLEQCRQACLRNCSCTAYASGNVSADRRADGSGCVMWSSGLTDLRVYPDFGQELFVRLAAADLGAITSKSKKNHVIIAVVACVSVLAFLLALAGVFFWTRGKKKARNTGSSKWSGGSRSTPRQYDGSSHNDDLELPIFDLGTIAAATDGFSIDNKLGEGGFGPVYKGKLEDGQEIAVKTLSKTSVQGLDEFKNEVMLIAKLQHRNLVRLLGYSISGHERLLVYEYMENKSLDYFLFAEKSNSVLLDWQVRYSIIEGIARGLLYLHQDSRYRIIHRDMKASNVLLDKEMTPKISDFGMARMFGSEETEINTCKVVGTYGYMAPEYAMDGVFSVKSDVFSFGVLLLEIISGRRNRGVYSYSNHLNLLGHAWSLWNEGKGVDLADETMNGQFNSDQVLKCTRVGLLCVQENPDDRPLMSQVLMMLAATDTTTLPTPKQPGFAARRIQMETETSSSKPDSSVFGSATVTIIEGR; encoded by the exons ATGGCGTCGTTTGCTCGTTACCTCCTCCTCATCCCCCTCGTCCTCGCGTCCACGGCATGCCATGCCAGGGACGCCGTCACGCCGGGCCGCCCGCTCTCCGCGAACCAGACGCTGCTCTCGGTCCCCGGCGGCAAATTCGTGCTCGGCTTCTTCACCCCGCCGGGCGCCAACAACACCTACGTCGGCGTCTGGTACGGCAAGGTCTCCGTCCGCACCGTGGTCTGGGTCGCCAACCGCGAGCACCCGATCCCCGGCGACGTTGCGAGCAACCACGGCGCCACGCTCTCCGTGTCCGCCACCGGCACGCTCGCCATTGCCACCGGCAACTCGACCGTCGTGTGGTCGGTGAAGCCGGCGTCAGCGCTGGCCAGCCCCGCGGCGCGGATCCTGGACAGCGGCAATCTGGTGCTGGCGGATGCAGGCGGCGGCGTGGCGTGGCAGGGGTTCGACTACCCGACCGACACGCTGCTCCCGGACATGAAGCTGGGGATCGACCTCGTGAAGGGGCGGAACCGGACGCTAACGGCGTGGAAGAGCCCGTCGGACCCCTCTCCGGGCCCCGTGGTCATGGCCATGGTCACGTCCGGCGACCCCCAGGTGTTCATCTGGAACGGCGACGACCTGGTCTGGCGCTCCGGCCCCTGGGACGGCGTCCAGTTCACCGGCGTGCCAGACACCGTCACCTACTCCGACTTCACCTTCAGCTTCATCAACAACGCCCAGGAGGTCACGTACAGCTTCCAT GTGCACAACGAGTCTATCATATCGAGGCTGGGGCTGAACAGCACGGGGAACAACGGGCTGCTGCAGCGGTCGACGTGGGTGGAGGCGGCCGGGACGTGGAACCTCTACTGGTACGCGCCCAAGGACCAGTGCGACGCGGTGTCGCCGTGCGGGCCGAACGGCGTGTGCGACACCAACAACATGCCCGTCTGCTCCTGCCTGCGCGGCTTCGTCCCCAAGTCGCCGGCGGCCTGGGCGCTGCGGGACGGCCGCGACGGGTGCCTGCGGGCGACGCCGCTCGACTGCCGGAACGGCACCGACGGGTTCCTCACGCTCAGGCACGCCAAGGTGCCGGACACTGTGCGGAGCGCGGTGGACATGAGCCTCAGCCTGGAGCAATGCCGGCAGGCCTGCCTCCGGAACTGCTCCTGCACCGCCTACGCCAGCGGCAACGTCAGCGCCGACCGCCGCGCCGACGGCTCCGGCTGCGTCATGTGGAGCTCGGGGCTCACCGACCTGCGCGTCTACCCGGACTTCGGCCAGGAGCTCTTCGtccgcctcgccgccgccgatCTAG GTGCAATAACAAGTAAATCCAAGAAGAACCACGTAATAATCGCGGTCGTCGCCTGCGTCTCCGTGCTGGCATTCCTTCTAGCACTCGCTGGTGTCTTCTTCTGGACAAGAgggaagaagaaagcaagaaacacAG GATCGAGTAAGTGGAGCGGCGGTTCACGCAGTACTCCCCGCCAGTATGACGGAAGTAGTCACAACGATGACTTGGAACTGCCAATATTTGATTTGGGGACAATTGCAGCTGCCACTGATGGTTTCTCCATCGATAACAAGCTCGGCGAGGGTGGCTTTGGACCAGTATATAAG GGTAAGCTTGAGGATGGACAGGAAATAGCTGTTAAGACACTTTCAAAAACATCGGTGCAGGGTCTCGATGAGTTCAAGAATGAGGTTATGTTAATAGCTAAACTCCAGCACCGGAATCTTGTCCGGCTTCTTGGCTATAGCATCAGTGGTCATGAAAGGCTACTTGTCTATGAATACATGGAAAATAAGAGCCTGGACTACTTCCTATTTG CAGAAAAATCCAACAGTGTCCTACTTGATTGGCAAGTGCGATACTCAATCATAGAAGGTATCGCTCGAGGATTACTGTATCTCCACCAGGACTCGAGATACAGAATCATCCATAGAGACATGAAGGCAAGTAATGTTCTTTTAGACAAGGAGATGACTCCCAAAATTTCTGACTTTGGCATGGCAAGAATGTTTGGCAGTGAAGAGACAGAAATCAATACGTGTAAAGTCGTTGGCACATA TGGCTACATGGCTCCAGAGTATGCAATGGATGGAGTCTTCTCAGTCAAGTCAGATGTATTTAGTTTTGGAGTACTACTGCTGGAAATAATAAGTGGTAGAAGAAACAGAGGGGTGTATTCCTACTCAAATCACCTAAATCTTCTAGGACAT GCATGGAGCTTATGGAACGAAGGGAAAGGCGTAGATTTAGCGGATGAAACCATGAATGGCCAGTTCAACTCAGATCAAGTACTCAAATGCACCAGAGTGGGACTCCTGTGTGTGCAAGAGAACCCAGATGACCGTCCATTGATGTCTCAAGTGCTTATGATGTTAGCTGCTACAGATACTACCACATTGCCAACTCCTAAGCAGCCTGGTTTTGCAGCTAGAAGAATTCAAATGGAAACAGAGACGTCATCAAGTAAACCAGATAGCAGCGTATTCGGCAGTGCGACTGTTACCATAATTGAAGGTCGATAG